The Chlorocebus sabaeus isolate Y175 chromosome 20, mChlSab1.0.hap1, whole genome shotgun sequence genomic sequence tgtattttcatttcagatgggatttcgccatgttggccatgaacACCTGTCCTCAAGTTattcactgcctcagcctcccaaactgctgggattataggcatgagctactgtgcccagccaccctggaaaaattttacaaaatgaagtataaaaagaagaaaaagaggggtGGGCACGGTgccttgtgcctgtaatccccgcactttgcaAAGTCGAGGCAGGAGATCctttgagtttaggagtttgagaccaatctgcgcaacacagcaagaccctgtctctacaaaaaatacagacactaggctgggcgcggtggctcacgcctgtaatcccagcactttgggaggccgaggcctgcagatcacgaggtcaggagatggagaccatcctggctaacacgatgaaaccccatccctactaaaaatacaaaaaattagccaggtgtggtggcagacgcctgtagtcctagctactcaggtggctgaggcaggagaatggcgtgaacccgggaggcagagcttgcagtgagctgagatcccgccgctgcactccagcctgggcaacagagcaagactctgtttcaaaaaaaaaaaaaaaaggaattagccaggtgtggtggtgtgcgcctgtagtcccagttactctggaggctgaagtgagaggactgcttgagcccaagaggcagaggttgcactgagccgaaatcaagccactgcaccccagccagggcaatatatggagaccctgtctcaaaaaaaaaattggttgggcgcggtggctcacacctgtaatcccagcacttgggagaccaaggtaggcagatcatgaggtcaggagttcaagactagcctgaccaacatggtgaaaccccatccctactaaaaatacaaaaattaagccaccgggtgtggtggctcatgcctgtaatcccagcactttgggaggcccaggcgggcagatcatgagataaggagatcaagaccatcctggctaacacggtgaaaccctgtctctactaaaactacaaaaaattagccaggcatggtggcagacgtctgtagtcccagctactcaggaggctgaggcaggagaatggcgtgaacccaggaggcggagcttgcagtgagctgagatcctgccactgcactccagcctgggcaacagagcgagactccgtctcaaaaaaaaaaaaaaaggttgctcaGTACCTGGCCAAAACAGAAGAGGCTCACTCACTGTAcacagagggaaagaggaaggagacgGTTTAACTTCTAAACTCACTAAAGCAGGAAAGGCAAATGTGGAATGTGCTCAGGaaatatctgtgagatgaatgaatttGAGGGAAGTAAAGTACTAGATAATTACCTGCCCTACCCAGAACAAATCCTGTGCAATGTTTCCTTGAAAAGCAGAAgtcaggctgggcactgtggctcatgcctgtaatcccagccctttcggaggccaaggcgtgtgaatcacctgaggtcaggaggttgagaccagcctggctaacatggtgaaaccttgtctctactaaaaatacaaaaattagccaggcatggtggtgcgtgcctgtagtcccaactacttgggaggctgaggcaggaaaattgcttgaacccaggaggcagaggttgcagtgagctgagatcggccactgcactccagactgggtaacagagtgagacttcatctcaaaaaaaaaaaaagagaagcaggaaGTCTGGAAGAGGTGGATACTGACATAGTGAAGCAACTAGTTCAGTTCTACAACTTGACAGCCACACCTGTGCCAGGCTGTCTACAAGGATATTTAGAATGAGTAAGACATTCCTTCAAGGAACTCCAGGAACACAGGCCTAACATATTGCAATGTTTAGTGTCAAGCAGTGCACTAGAGACACATTATCACACTCAAACTTCACAACAATTCTCTGAAGTAGGAATTATCACTCCCCTTTCATAGATGAAACAGAGGCTTAGAGTGACTGATTTATTGAAGGTCAAACAGCCAGTAAATGGTGTAGCCAGGATTTCAACCTTTCTGTCTCACTAAGACTgtacaaaaaaagatacaaacaacAGACAAATAGTTCCCAGGCACCTACCAagttgccaggcactgtgtttacCTCACTGACCCCTTTGAGGTTGTGGCATTGCCTCCATTTTCTACGCGAGGAAATAGGGTGAGAGCTGGGATTAGTCTGGTTATGACTGTGTGTGCCATTCCCACTAAATCTCGTTTGATGTGGTTCATGAGGCAAATGACATGGACAACTTCCTTCTCACGTCCACTGAGCATATGGCTTTTTACAACACTTCCTGGTTTCTGAATTACTTTACAAACCTCCCTGTCCTGTGAGGAAGGAAGAACGGTTATTACAATCTACATCTAGAAGCCTGTTGCCCTTTAGAGAGATGGCTGCAATTGCCTCACTGCCTGTGTCATGTGACTCTCTCAGGCCCTTAGTGATTAAATGAGGGATGCTGCAGAGGAGCCATGCTGACCACTTCCTCCCTCCTGTCCTGCCATCCCACTGTCGGTGTCCCACTCTCCTTGCGCCCTACACTTCACTGGCTAATAACTCCCCTCACTTTTTCCTATGTGAAGCCATCCTGGATAATTCCCCACCCAGGGATGGTCCCTCCTCATCTCAGAGAGCTCTCCATGCACACCTGttaccttttctgtttttacctgTAAATAACTACCTGCCTGATTTCCATACCTCATACGCCTCTACAGGGCAAAGActgtgtcttttgtttgtttttttgagagagagtctcgctctgtcgcccaggctggagtgcagtggtgcggtctccactcactgcaagctccgcctcccgggttcacgccattctcctgcctcagcctctccagcaactgggactacaggcgcccgccaccgggcccggctaattttttgtatttttagtagagacgggatttcactgtggtctcgatctcctgaccctgtgatccccccgcctcggcctcccgaagtgctgggattacagacgtgagtcactgcgcccggccaaagactgtgtcttttttgttgttgttgttgtccttttttttttttttttttttaagacggagtcttgctttgtcgccaaggctggagtgcagtggcgcgatctcggctcactgcaagctccgcctcccgggttcgccattctcctgcctcagcctcctgagtagctgggactacaggcgccagccaccacgcccggctaattttttgtatttgtagtagagacggggtttcactgtgttagccaggatggtctcaatctcctgacctcgtgatccgcccgcctcggcctcccaaagtgctggaattacaggcgtgagccaccgtgcccggcctgagacTATGTCTTAAACATCACGATAGCCTTAGCATTTTGTGTAgtgaaggttttgttttgttttgttttgtttttgtttttttggttttttgtttttgagacggagtctcgctctgtggcccaggctggagtgcagtggcccgatctcagttcactgcaagctccgcctcccgggtttacgccattctcctgcctcagcctccccagtagctgggactacaggcgcctgccacctcacctggctagttttttgtattttttagtaaagacggggtttcaccgtgttagccaggatggtctcgatctcctgacctcgtgatccgcccgtctcggcctcccaaagtgctgggattacagacttgagccaccgcgcccggcctgtatttgttttttagtatCAGCTTTATTCgtatcattttgaaatttttatcaaAAGCGCAGTGTGCCTGCTGTGGTTCCCATGCCCTGGGATTTAGGAACTTTTACCCCATTCTCCATCCAAATCTGTCTTCTGTGTTCTAGGCTCTTCCTAAAGTTGTCATTCACACAAaccttccagaatttttttttttttttttgagacggagtctcactctgtcgcccaggctggagtgcagtggccggatctcggctcactgcaagctctgcctcctgggtttacgccattctcctgcctcagcctccggaatagctgggactacaggcgcctgccaccttgcccggttaattttttgtattttttagtagagacggggtttcaccgtgttagccaggatggtctcgatctcctgacctcgtgatccgcccgtctcagcctcccaaatggctgggattacaggcttgaaccacggCGCCCGGTCACCCTCCAGAATTTTAAAGGGTGTATAATCTGTAACAACTCAGAGGAAGCCAATTGCCCTTTAGAAATATGcctgcagccgggcgcggtggctcaagcctgtaatcccagcactttgggaggccgagacgggcggatcacgaggtcaggagatcgagaccatcctggcgaacacggtgaaacctcgtctctactaaaaaatacaaaaaaaactagccgggcaaggtggcgggcgcctgtagtcccagctactggggaggctgaggcaggagaatggcgtaaacctgggaggcggagcttgcagtgagctgagatctggccactgcactccagcctgggcgacagagccagactccatctcaaaaaaaaaaaaaaagaaaagaaatatgcctGCAATTCCCTCACTTCCTGTGTCATGTGACTCTCCCAGTCATCACATGACCCATCCATGTCAGGAAGCCGGAATTACCTGCAGGACTAACCTAGTGCCTATAGCTACGGCAGGTACCTGCatccttgtttttgtttagtgGATCCTTTATCCTTCAGAGACTCTGGAACGCCTGTGGTCTTCTCCTCATCCAATGACCCTGAGGTGATGGAGTTTTCCAGAAAGGTAAGAGAGAGCTCCCAATCAGCATTGTCACAGTGCTTCTGGAATCCTGGCACTGGAATTCAGTGAATGACAGACTCTCTTTGAATCCAGGGCCATCATGGCTCTTTGAGCAAGGCACAGATGGAGGGAGGGGTCGAAGTTGAAATGGCTGGGAAGAGTGGTGGGGAGCGTCCTGATTTGGGGTGGGCAGAGAGTTGTCATCAGAAAAGTTGCAGGGAGAGCTGCACCCAGGGGTCTGTGGGCCTTGTCCTAATGAATGTGGGAGACTAGGCCATGGGCACCCAAAGGCAGCTAAACCCTGCCCAGGAGAGTAGTTGACGGGGGGAGAGGGGCTTGCTTTTCAGCCACTCCTCATTCTGTCCTCAGGAATGTCCCAAGCCTTCGGGTAGGGTAAGCATCATGGCCGCCAGCCTCACAGGATTGCTTCTACTTCAGGCAGTGTCATGGGCATCAGGTAGGTGAGTCAAGGCGGTGGTGAGGTAGCACAGAGGCTCTCTTCTGCCTCGTAGTCCTTTGGTAGCCTTCCAGTACTCTGGTGGTAGACttaataggtgctcaatacatcCTTTTGAGTGACTGAGACCAACTTTGGGGTGAGGAGTTTTGAGACCGTATTCCATCTCTCTGAGCAGCTGTGTccgttctccacatcctcatcagacCTCACCTCTGCTTGTGCTCCCTCCCCTGTGGCGCCCCTGCATCCCTAAAAGCTTCAGCTACAACTTGGTGGTCTGTGTCTGCAATGCCACATACTGTGACTCTCTTGACCCCCTGACCTTTCCTGCCCTAGGTACCTTCAGCCACTATGAGAACAGAAGTAGTGGGCATTGGGTGGAGCTGAGTAAGGGGAACATCCAGGCTAATTGCACTGGCACAGGTAAACATTACACCCTTCACCCCCTGGGCCAGGCTGGGTCCTCTTAGAGGCAAACGGTATCAGTGATCATCAAGGAGTTTCTCCCCTGGGAACTGAGACCCTTATTCCCTGTGGATGTCCTCGGGCCTGCTACTGACCCTGCAGCCAGAACAGAAGTCCCAGAACGTGAAGGGATTTGGAGGGGCCATGACAGATGCAGCTGCCCTCAACATCCTTGCCCTGTCACCCCCTGCCCAAAATTTGCTACTTAAATCGTACTTCTCTGAAGAAGATGAGGAGGAAGGGGACAAGATGACAGTGCCTTTGACACTTTTCTTTGCCCTTTCTTTGGATCCTGACTTCTGCCCATCCCTGACATTTGGTTCCCGTTTTAATGCCCTCTGAAATAAGATTTCCCCGCCTATCATCTGCTAACTGCTTATAGACTCAGGCTCAGAAAGGCCTGTATTTCACCCAGGTGCCAGCCTCCACAGGTTCCAATCCAGGAGCCCAAGTTCCCTTTGGCCCTGACTCAGACACTATTAGGACTGACAAGTGATAAGCAGAGTCCCATACTCTCCTATTGACTCAGACTACCATATCTTGATCATCCTTTTCTGTAGGAATCGGATATAACATCATCTGCGTACCCATGGCCAGCTGTGACTTCTCCATCCGCACCTACACCTATGCAGACACCCCTGATAATTTCCAGTTGCACAACTCCAGCCTCCCAGAGGAAGATACCAAGCTCAAGGTAGGCATTCTAGCTTTTTCAGGCCCTGATGGCCCTGATGTCTGGGGGTTGATGTAGGGTAGGTCTGCTTGTAGAGATGTTTTGTCCCTTGCTATTTTGTCccgggggtgggagggtgggggctgATGGCTGAACCGGATGCACTGGTTGGGCTAGTATGTGTTCCAACTCTGGGTGCTTCTCTCTTCACTACCTTTGTCTTTAGATACCCCTGATTCACTGAGCCCTGTAATTGGCCCAGCATCCTGTTTTACTCCTTGCCAACCCCTGGACATCCCCCACTAGGCTCAAGATCAGTGGAGCAGGGAATGGGAAGATGTCACTCAAGGGGCAGCCCGGAGACATCTACCACCAGACCTGGGCCAGATACTTTGTGAAGTAAGGGATCAGCAAGGCTGTGGGATCAGGACTGGCCTCCCCTTTGGCCACGTTGATCTATGTCCCAACCCTCAACCTGGTTCCACTTCCAGATCTGCCTCTCCTCAGCTCACCTTTCTACCTTCTGGGCCTTTCAGACTTGAACCCGTCAGTCTTGGCCACTCCATCAGGCTTCCTGTTCTCTCAGTCTGGTCTACTTTCTTGGCCGGATCATTTATGACCTTTCTCTTGCCAGGTTCCTGGATGCCTATGCTGAGCACAAGTTACAGTTCTGGGCAGTGACAGTTGAAAATGAGCCTTCTGCTGGGCTATTGAGTGGATACCCCTTCCAGTGCCTGGGCTTCACCCTAAACATCAGTAAGACTTCATTGCCCGTGACCTAGGTCCTACCCTCGCCAACAGTACTCACCACAATGTCCGCCTACTCATGCTGGATGACCAATGCTTGCTGCTGCCCCACTGGGCAAAGGTGATAAGGCCCAGACTTCCTTGGTGCTCCATTGACCTTCAAATCTAGCCTCCAAATGACTGGCTCCCAAACTTAGAGCAATTTCTCTACCCAACTGTGGATTCCTAGAGCACCATTCCCCTGGACCTCCAGGGTGCCATGGATCCCACAGTTGTCACTTTAAACCTCTCTATGCTTGGGGTGgtagctcatgcttataatcccagctctttgggaaccCAAGATGGGGGGATCACGTGGACctaaggagttcaagatgagcctgggaaacatggtgaaaccccatccctataaaaataaaatagaaaagttagctgggtatggtggtggcacacctatagtcccaactattctggaggctaaggcgggaggttTAGTTGATTctagaatttgaggctgcagtgagctgtgattgtgccactgtactccagcctatgtgacacagtgagaccctgtctcaaaaataaaaacaaaaaatccctccCAAAACTTCTCTAGTTGCATTCTTCCCACCACCCATCTTCAGGATTCCTACAAGAGGAAACAGAAGTTCCAGAAGCCTGTGTGCAAGGTCCAGGGTCACTTGCTTTTCCTTTGCAGGTACTGACAAGACCCAGAGGCAGCTAAGTATGTTCATGGCATTGCTGTACATTGGTACCTGGACTTTCTGGCTCCAGCCAAAGCCACCCGAGGGGAGACACACCGCCTGTTCCCCAACACCATGCTCTTTGCTTCAGAGGCCTGTCTGGGCTCCAAGTTCTGGGAACAGTGTGCGGCGAGGCTCCTGGATCGAGGGATGCAGTACAGCCACAGCATCATCACAGTAAGCCACCCCAGTCTGCCTTCCTGCAAAGCACACCTCAGACCCCTTAGTAGTCTCACCAAAGACTGACAGACCTTTCCTGTCCAGCTTTCCCCAGCTAGCCTGCCCTTTTGGGCAACTGGGGAACCATGATTCCCTGTCTTGCCTTTCCTTCACAGGTCTGCACACCTCATTGCCCCTTTTGCAACTACTAAGGCACTttcacctgcctcagacttctcAGCACCCCTTGAGATGCCTCCATCTTCACACCCCCAACTCCTTAGCAGCTAAGGAATGTGCCCCTCACAGGGCTGAGCTACCCACAGCCACTTCTCCCTCATGTGACCCTTACCTACAGTCTCTGGGGACCCCCAGTATTGAGCCTTTGTCTCTTTGCCTTTGTCCTTACCCTAGAACCTGCTGTACCATGTGGTCAGCTGGACTGACTGGAACCTCACCCAAAACCCCGAAGGAGGACCCAATTGGGTGCGTAATTTTGTCGACAGTCCTGTCATTGTAGACATCACCAAGGACACGTTTTACAAACAGCCCATGTTCTACCACCTTGGTCACTTCAGGTGAGTGGAGGGCGGGCACCCCCATTCCATATCAGGCTTATCATCTCCTACATCAGATGGCTTACATCACTCTACACCATGAGGGAGCAGGAAGGTGTTTAGGGTGGAACCTCGGGAGAGGCACACCCATCCCCTTTTGCACCATGGAGGCAGGAAGTGACTAGGTAGCAACAGACAACCCCAGTGCCTGAGGCTGGACTGCGATGTAGAAAAGCAGGGTCAGTGCCCAGCAGCATGGCTCCAGGTCTAGAGACCCAGGGCAGAGCTTCTGCAGGAGTTATGGGGTGGGTATGCGGGTGGGTGACTTCTTAGATGAAGGTTTCATGGGCGGTACCCTGAGGGACTCTGACCATCTGTTCCCACATTCAGCAAGTTCATTCCTGAGGGCTCCCAGAGAGTGGGGCTGGTTGCCAGTCAGAAGAACGACCTGGACACAGTGGCACTGATGCATCCCGATGGCTCTGCCGTTGTGGTCGTGCTAAACCGGTGAGGGCAACAGTGGGGTCTGGGAAGTGGGCTGAAGACAGGGTCGGGGGCCTTGGCAGGATCACACTCTTAGCTTCTCTTCCCCACTCCCTAGCTCCTCTAAGGATGTGCCTCTTACCATCAAGGATCCTGCCGTGGGCTTCCTGGAGACGATCTCACCTGGCTACTCCATTCACACCTACCTGTGGCGTCGGCAGTGATGGAGTGGATACTCAAGCTCAGCCTGGGCATTAAAAGGACAGAGTCAGCTCACACGCTGTCTGTGGCTAAAGAGGGCACAGCAGGGCCAGGGTGAGCTTACAGCGACATAAGCCCAAGGGCAGTGGTTTGGGTGATTCACTTTCCCCTCTAGGtggtgccaggggctggaggcccCTAGAAAAAGACCAGTAAGCCCCAGTGTCCCCCCAGCCCCCATGCTTATGTGAACGTGCACTGTGTGCTGCCTGCTTTGGAAACTGGGCCTGGGCCCAGGCCTAGAGTGAGCTCACTGTCGTACAAACACAAGATGAGGGGTGAGGGTAAGGAAAAGAAGAGACTAGGAAAGCTGGGCCCAAAACTGGAGACTGTGTTTCCTGGAGATGCAGAACTGGGCCCGTGGAGCAGCAGTGTCAGCATCAGGGCGGAAGCCTTAAAGCAGCAGCAGGTGTGCCCAGGCAGCCAGATGGTTCCTGTGGGACTAGCCAGGAAAAATGGCAGCTCttaaaggagaaaatgtttgagCCCAGTCAGCGTGAGTGGCTTTATTCTGGGGGGCAGCACCCCGTGTCCGGCTGTACCAACAAAGAGGAGGCACGGGGGCCTCTGGAATGCACGAGAGTAGAAAAACCAGTCCTGGGAGCGTGAGGACAAATCAttcctcttcatcctcctcaGCCATGCCCAGGGCCCGGGTGCCTGGGGCCCGAGCAGGCGTTGCCCGCTGGATGGAGACAATGCCGCTGAGCAAGGCGTAGCCCACCATGGCTGCCAGTCCTGCCAGCACAGATAAGATCTGGTTCCGGCGCCGGTATGGCTCCTCCTCAGTGTCTGGGCCTGCTGGTGTCTGGCGTGGTGGTGGTACCTCAGCTGAGGGTCAAGGAAGGAAGGTGAGTTAGGGGAACTAGTTCTCGGATCCCTGCCCACTCTCCCCAGGGCTGCCCCTCCCATCTGCCCCTTACCTCCATCCCAGGGGAAGTAGAGACTGAGGATGTGGGTACAATAGGCACAGAGGTTGTGCAGCCCCCGCAGGTGGGCCTGCAGCTTCCCACTGGGCAGCTTTGCCTGTAGCAGCAGGGCCAAGTAGCTAAAGACGAAGGCGTCCAAGGAGGCAGGGctggagcagagagagaagggTGGGATGGAGGAGAAGCACTGGGGCAGAAGGGGTaaagatggagctggaggaagaGTCAGCCCTGGGAGGTGGGCTCTGGGCAGCAGGCGGCCATCAGGGAAGGACAGGACACACAGTTCTAGACCTGGTATTGGGAGAGATCCCCAGGTGGCGCCAGCCTGGCCCTGAATAGGGCTCTATCCCAGGGCTGCATAAAGGGCACATTCAGTGCCCCACAGCTCTTCAGGCCCCTCCTGTGCCTGGCTGCCCTCCCACCCTACCCTTTTGTACCTTTGAGAAGGCTCTGGCCCCACACACAGCCCCACTGGCAGCAGGACCAGTATCTGTCCCAAGGACCTCCTGTCCAGAGCCTgagcccaccccagccccagctccagctgCTCCATCTGAACCTGTATCTTCTTCCAAGCCACCCATTACCCTCTTGGAGTCAGACTCACGCATCTCCAAAGAAGAACTTTTGAGAACCCAGACGCTGAGAGAGCAGGGTCAGACACTCCCGAGCCTCTCGGTACAGCTGTAGGGACGACACAGGTAGGCTTGCAGCTGCAGGAACAGTTCCACCTCCCCACCTAAGCACTCCCATTCCTGGCCAGCATCCTTGGGGCTCATCTCATACAACAGCCCCCGGTCTCAGAGCTACCTCCTTCTCCAGCTCTTCCTCGTCCTCAGGCATGTGCTCCCCACTCAGCAGCTCTAGCCGTTCCATGTACTGCCGCTGCATGCGGCCAGGCAGGAAGAAGTTGAGGGGAAAGGGCATAGCCTCTGCATACCACTTCCGGGTCACTTCCACATAGTTTTTGGTGTCTATCCAGAAAGTATGTACCTGGATTGGGTAGGCAGGAAGAAATAGGCAGGTCTGAGccagtgtacctgtctgattcagGGTGGGCTTCTGACCCCCATGCTGTCCTGAGTCTCTGTGTGGGTCTATGTGTGCCCGACCCCTCCCCTGCTAACCATGGATGCTGGGAGGTCTGGGCACACTCACCAGCACCGGCAGCAACTTCTCCTCCAGGAGAGACATGAAGGCCAGGGTGTCTGCCCCTTGCCGAGCTGACAGATCATAATCAGCATTGTACTTCTGTGGAGGAAATATCCATGGTGTGGACACTGGGGGGCTGCAGGGGCACTTCACCAGGGAGGAAGGAGTCCTGTCTGGTACCCCCCTCACTGGCCTCTGAGTGTAGTGGAGGTAAAGCAAGGAACTTTTCCTACCAAGGCTCCCTTGCCTGGGCCCAGCCAGTAGCCTGTTGCTGTTGGCAAAAAGCCTGGGCCTTGGAGCCTGCTGGCCGTCAAGGTCCAGCGCCCAatgtggggaaggagggaagtcTCGGCCACAAACTAGGAGCAGCTCCCAGAAATTCCATGGAAAGCTGGAAGGACGCCTGCTGACGGCAGCTTTCTAACAGTAACTTCCCCGACCCAGACACCACAAAGCTAGCACAGCGGAGCTCAGATGCAGGCTGGGACTTGGTCCATGCCTCAGGAACCAGGGAAAGCCATCCTCACACTCCCTGGATCCAGGGAACCCACGCCCAGGGCCCCCCAGCTGGTTCCCTCAGTGCCCAGCTTTTGGCTATTTATTCCACTTCATTCCATGGCCCAGACACCACTACCACATACACATTCCACCCATACCCCCAGGTCTCAGCCTGCCCTACCTTCCCAGGCTCCAGTCCCTGCTCCTCAGCATCCCCCTCCACATCCTGAGTAAACTTTGTCCCCAGATAATCTCTTCAGCATGATCCTTaaatctccctgagcctcagtttctcctgtgTGGAATGGGGGTAAGAATCTCTTTCTCTCAATGCCCTGTGTTAGGAAGTAATTTAGAATACTTTGGAAACTGGAAAAGCTCTGTTCACACCTAAGGAATTAGGGCAGTGGCCCTGGCCCTGCCAGGAACTTTGTCTTTTATCTGGATCCTCTCTTTTCAGGCTTCTCAATTAA encodes the following:
- the LOC103223888 gene encoding LOW QUALITY PROTEIN: metaxin-1 (The sequence of the model RefSeq protein was modified relative to this genomic sequence to represent the inferred CDS: inserted 1 base in 1 codon; deleted 2 bases in 1 codon); protein product: MLLGGPPRSPRSGTSPKGPRSSTGHVQFGKSPQTWPRRTRPRSPEPAAPSGARAXTQPRRRDSPRRAGRTALPLALSRYVGHLWMGRRPPCPEARGPVPRSSAASRTRRSLASPGTSPGPLTATTRGAVVGGGSVQGRAGAHKEVFPGQRAGKMAAPMELFCWSGGWGLPSVDLDSLAVLTYARFTGAPLKVHKISNPWRSPSGTLPALRTSHGEVISVPHKIITHLRKEKYNADYDLSARQGADTLAFMSLLEEKLLPVLVHTFWIDTKNYVEVTRKWYAEAMPFPLNFFLPGRMQRQYMERLELLSGEHMPEDEEELEKELYREARECLTLLSQRLGSQKFFFGDAPASLDAFVFSYLALLLQAKLPSGKLQAHLRGLHNLCAYCTHILSLYFPWDGAEVPPPRQTPAGPDTEEEPYRRRNQILSVLAGLAAMVGYALLSGIVSIQRATPARAPGTRALGMAEEDEEE